Below is a window of Nocardia asteroides DNA.
CTGCTGCTGTCGGCGTTCCCGGCGGTCGTGCTGATGTCGGCCGGTTGCACCTCCGGCGCGTCCGGACCCGCGCCGGCACCGACGGGCACCACGACCGCCGCGATCGAGACCGCGACGCCGGTGTCGTCGGCGCTGCCGGAGCCCCCGCCACGGACGGTCGTGCTCGACCCCGGACACAACGGCGGCAATGCCGCGCACCCCGCGCAGATCACCGCGCCGGTACCGGACGGGCGCGGTGGCACCAAGGCCTGCAACACCACCGGCACCGCCGCCGACAGTGGCTACCCCGAGCACGCCTTCACCTGGGATGTCAGCCTGCGCGTGCGCGACGCGCTCACCGCGCACGGCGTGCGGGTGATCCTGACCCGCGACGACGACACCGGCGTCGGACCGTGTGTCGACCGGCGAGCCGCCGTCGGCAACGACGCGGCCGCCGACGCGGTGGTCTCGATCCACGCCGACGGCCACCCGGGCGCCGACGCGCACGGCTTCCACATCGCCTACGCCGACCCACCGCTCAATCCCGTCCAGGCCGGCGCCGGTGTCGCGCTGGCCACCGCCCTGCGCGACGCCATGGTGCGAGGCGGGGCGATCCCGTCGACCTACGTGGGGTCGGCGGGCCTGAATCCCCGCGCCGATCTGGCCGGGCTCAATCTCGCGCAGCGGCCCGCGGCGCTGGTGGAGTGCGGCAACATGCGCTCGGCCGCCGACGCCGCGCTCATCGAAACACCCGAGGGCCGGGCCCGCTACGCCGAGCTCGTCACGGCCGGGATCCTGGCCTTCCTGGGCTGAGCCGACCGGAATTTCGCGGAGACCACGCAACGTTCGCCGGTCTCGCGCCACGACTTGTCCGCCGCCGCGGGCAAGTGTGCTTGTTGCGAATAGTCTGCCGTCTCCGCAACTTCCGGCAAACCGGGGAAATCGCGCCAGCTGGGTGGATAACCAACAATTTGCCCGTGGTGCGAACCGGTTGGTTCGAACGGGTGATTGTTCGCCGAATTCGCAGTCGGGGCGCCCTGGGGTCGAATACCGGTGGGTAGCGGTATTTTTCGCTATTCGATTGCTTGACGGTTGATCTTCGTCGCCCTACTGTTCCGGTCACAGTTCGATCTCGAACTGTTCGTGTCATCGCTCGAAATGGTTTCCCGGACGGCATGCCGGCCCCTGCCGTCGTCCGTCTGTGTTTTCCAAGGAGTATCGATAGTGCGAAGCCGAATGCTGTCCATCGCCGGAGCCGTGATTCTGGCACCTCTCGCCGGCCTGCTCGTCCCGACCGCGACCGCGAATGCCCACGGCTGGGTCACCGGGCCCGCCAGCAGACAGGAACAATGCGCCAGGGGCCTGGTGTCGTGTGGTGCGGTGAGATACGAGCCGCAGAGCGTGGAAGGCCCCAAAGGCCTGGACAATTGCAGTGCGAACAAATATCCCGAACTCGACGACGACAGCCTCGGCTGGGTGCCGCAGAAAGTGTCCGGGCGAACGACTTTCACGTGGAAGAACACCGCCAACCATCGCACCCTGAATTGGGAGTACTTTATCGGTGGCACCCGGATCGCGGTGATCGACGGCCGCAACGAACAGCCGCCGATGGAGGTCACCCACACCATCGACCTGTCGAACTATTCCGGGCGGCAGAAATTGCGTGCCGTCTGGAATATCGGTGACACCGCGGCCGCTTTCTACAGCTGCGTCGACCTCGAGATCGGCGGCGGGGGCGGCTCCACACCCACCACGACCACACCGACACCGACCACCCCACCCGCCACCACCACGAAACCCCCGGCGACCACCACCCATCAGCACCCGACGACCACCACCGCGCCTGCCGGCGCGGCCTGGCGGCAGGGCGCCACCTACGCCGTCGGCGACACGGTCACCTACCAGGGCGTCACCTACCGCTGCCGCCAGGCGCACACCGTGCACGACCCGAATTGGACACCGCCGAATACGCCCGCGCTGTGGTCGCGGATCTGAGCATCCGCACCGTTTCGTGTGTTCTCCCACCATCGGTCCCGCAATGGGGCCAGGATTGACCACGACTCGCCGGCCTCGCGTTCGGCCGGCTCCCGCAGCACAAGGACGTGAGATATGAGTGACAGGAAATTCGCCTTCGCCGTCGCGGCCACCGGGACGGCATTGCTGGCCATGACGATCGGCACCCCCTCGGCCTCGGCTGCGGTCTCGCAGCTGACGGTCGAACCGGGCCTCAGCGTCGGCATGGCAACCAACTACGGCACCGGTTGCACCCACCATCTGGTGGCCCGGCTCAGCGTCGGCCTCGAACCTGTCTCGTTCTACGACAACGGTGTGCTGCTGGCCGTGGTCGTCCCGCTCGACGGCATCGCCAACCTGGCCTGGGTGCCGTCCAGCACCGGCCCGCACAGCCTGGCGGCGCTGCAGGGCGGGGTCGGGCGCGGCGCCGACGTGAGTGTCGGCAAGGGGTACCGGTTCGGTGAATCCTGCGTGGTCACCGGCGGCTGACCCCGGTGACGACGGTGGCCTGGTCCGCACGGACCGGGCCACCGTTCGCGTTCGCCCTACTTCTTCGACCCGGCGGGCTTCTTGCCCTTCGCCGGTTTCTTGGCCGCCTTCTTCTGCTGCTCGGGTGCGGCACCGTTGGTCTCGGCGCCACCGCTGGGCGCCACCGCGGTGACGACCAGATCGTCGTCCACCGCGTCGACCGCGACCGTCGCGCCCGGTGCCAGGCCGCCGTCGAGCAGCAGCCGCGAGATCCGGTTGTCGAGTTCCCGCTGTACTGTGCGGCGCAGCGGCCGGGCGCCGAACTCCGGCTGGAACCCGCGGTCACCCAGCCAGTCCACCGCCGCGTCGGTGATGTCGAGGGAGATGTCCTGGGCCGCCAGCATCCTGCGGGTCTTGTCCAGGATCAGGTTCACGATCCGTTCCAGCTGCGTCTTGTCGAGCCGGTGGAAGACGATCTGCTCGTCGATACGGTTGAGGAATTCCGGCCGGAAGTGCTGTCGCAGCCGCTCCTCCAGGTCGGGCACGATCGAGTCCAGATCGCCCTCCGGCGCCTTCAGGATCAGATCCGAGCCGATATTGGAGGTCATGATCACGATCGTGTTCTTGAAATCGACGGTGCGGCCCTTGGAATCGGTGACCCGGCCGTCGTCGAGCAGCTGCAACAGCACATTGAACACATCCGGGTGCGCCTTCTCGACCTCGTCGAACAGGATCACCGAGTACGGCTGCCTGCGCACCTTGTCGGTGAGCTGGGCAGCGTCGTCGTAGCCGACGTATCCGGGCGGCGCGCCGACCAGCCGGGAGACGGTGTGCTTCTCCTGGAACTCGCTCATGTCGAAGCGGATGAGCCGGTCCTCGTCGCCGAAGACGGCCTCGGCCAGCGCCTTGGCGAGCTCGGTCTTGCCCACACCGGTCGGGCCGAGGAACAGGAACGAACCGATCGGCCGGTTCGGGTCCTTGAGCCCGGCCCTGGCCCGGCGCACCGCCTCGGCGACGGCGACGATCGCCTCGTCCTGCCCGATCACCCGCTTGTGCAGCACGTCCTCGAGCTCGAGCAGCCGCTGCTTCTCCTCGGCGGTCAGGTCGGCCACCGGGATGCCGGTCTGCCGCGAGATCACCTCGGCGATATCGACCACCTGCACCTCGGGCTCACCCGATCGCACGCCGGATTCCTCCAGCTCCTCCTCCTTGGCCGCGATCTCGGCCTTGATCGCGGTCGCCTTCTCGTAGTCCTCGTCGTCGACGGCCGCGTCCTTCTCCCGGTACAGCCGGGCGATCGCCTCGTCCCTGGCCTTCACCTCCGGATCCGGGGTGCCCGAGCGCAGCCGGACCCGTGCGCCCGCCTGGTCGATCAGGTCGATCGCCTTGTCCGGCATGAACCGGTCGGTGATGTAGCGATCCGAGAGCTGCGCGGCCGCGACCAGCGCCTCGTCGGTGTAGCGGACCTGGTGATGTTCCTCGTACACGTCGGCCAGCCCGCGCAGGATCTCGACGGTGTCGGCCACCGAGGGTTCCGAGACCATCACCGGCTGGAAGCGGCGCTCGAGCGCGGCGTCCTTCTCGATGTACTTGCGGTACTCGTCGATGGTGGTCGCGCCGACGACGTGCAGTTCGCCGCGGGCCAGCGCCGGCTTGAGCAGATTGCCCGCGTCCATCGAGCCCTCGCCGCCGCCCCCGGCGCCGACGATGGTGTGCAGCTCGTCGATGAAGACGATCAGCTCGTCCTTGTGGGCGCGGACCTCGTCGAGGATCTTGGTCAGCCGTTCCTCGAACTCGCCGCGGTACTTGCTGCCCGCCACCAGGGTGCCCACATCCAGGGCGATCACCCGGCGATCGGCCAGCGTGGACGGCACGTCGTTGTTGACGATGCGCTGCGCGAGCCCCTCCACGATGGCGGTCTTACCGACGCCCGGATCACCGATCAGCACCGGATTGTTCTTGCGCCGCCGCGACAGGATCTCGATCGTCTGCTCGATCTCCTCGGCCCGGCCGACCACCGGGTCGACCAGCCCCTCGCGGGCCTCGGCGGTGAGATCGCGGCCGTATTCGTCGAGGGTGGGGGTGTCGGTCTCGGCCCGCCGTTTGCCCGCGGGCGCGCTCGGGGTCGCCGGACCGGAGGTGTTGCCGCTCTGGGTGGCGGCGATGCCCGCCATCAGTGCCTGCGCGGCCGCGCTGTCGGAGACCGAGGCGATGCCGAGCAGGATGTGTTCGGGCCCGATGTAGCTGCTGCCCGCCTGCGCGGCCTGGCGCTGCGCCGACCGCAGGGCGGTCTTGGTGCCGGGGCTGAGGGTGATGTCGGCGAGGTCGTCCTCGCTGGGCGAACCGGTGTCGAGGTACTCCTGCATCTGCTCGGCAACCTGATCGGGATCGAGGCTGAGTTCGGCGACGATGCTGCGGCCCGGCTCGGATTCGGTGGCCGCGTAGAGCAGATGTTCGGGGGTGATCTCCGGATTGCCCCATTCCTGGGCGGCTTCGCGTGCGGATCCGATCAGCAATTTGGCGTTGTCGGTCATCAATCTGCCGAGGTCGATGCGCTGCACCGGTGGTTTCGCCGACATTCCTGGTCCGAAGAATCGCTGGAAGATGTCGTCGAAGGAGTTCATTCCTGAACCGGGCCAGCTCGCTGTCATGTCCACACCTCTTCGCTCGTCGTGCCGCGTGGCGGCGACTCCTGCAGATCGGGTCGGTACTGCTAGCAATACTTCGGCATCTACGGGTGGGGTGCAAGCGATTGGACAGTTTCACATCTGCAACGTCGGGGGGTGTGGCGCGCAAACCAAAGTCCGGCCGAAGTGGTCCGAAACCACCGGTTTTGTCTGATTCTTGATCGAGGAGCGGCACGGACGGGTAGCGTGACGACCCGCGCCGCGGTAGCGACCGCGGCGCCCAGATTTGCCCGCCGACCGACTGGTCGAACAGGCCGACGGGAAGAGCACGGAGTTTGGTCACCGACGTCATCGATGTCACCGCGGATTTCACGATCGCGCGTCAGTCGTTGTGGGATGTACTGCTGGATCCGCAGAGTTATCCGCGGATGTTCACCGGTATCGGCAGTTGTGAGCGGGTGGAGCGGCCCGACGGGTCGGTGGTGTGGCAGGTGCGGGTGGGGTCGGCCGAGGCCGGGATCGAGACCCATGAGTTCGTGCTCGAGATCGGGCGCTGGTACGAGAGTTTCGAGCTGCGCAGTCCCGCGCTGGGCAGCTTCGCCGCGGTCCGGTTGCGCGGGGACGAGCAGCGCACGCGGCTCGACATCACCCTGTTCGCCGCGGCCCGGGTGCATCCGCTGCTGGGCGAGCGCGGCAACGCCACGGTCACCGACTGGGTGAAGGCGGGCCTGCGCCGCACCGCCGACGTGATCGCGGGCACCAGGTCCTCGATCGTGATCAACGCCGAACGCTCGGTGCTGCGCCGTAACGCCGGTGTCGCGCGCAGCATCGCCGCGACCGGGCTGATGCGGCCGGAACCGGTCGCGATGGTGAAGCAGCTGCGTTCCCTGGCCAAGTGGGGTTTCAACCTGGCGGGCGGCTACGCGGCGGGCGCGGCGCACACCCCGGACCGGCTCGCGGTGATCGACGCGCGGGGTACCAGGACCTACGCCGAGCTCGATGCCAGATCCACCGCGCTGGCCGGAGCCATGTACGCGCTGGGGCTGCGCTCGGGTGACGCCATCGGCCTGCTCTCGCGCAATCACGCGGGCATGGTCGAAACCATGGTCGCGGCGGGCAAACTCGGCGTCGACGTGGCGCTGCTCAACGCCGGGCTGTCCGGGCGCCGGATCGAGGAGATCGTGCAGCGGCACCGGCTCAGCGCGGTCTACGTCGACGGGCAGCTGGAGAAGCTGATCCGCTATCTGCACGGCGACATCCCGCGGTTCACCACCGACGACCAGCCGCCGGACCCGGACCGCTCCACCGTCGACGGCCTGATCGCGCTGGCGCAGAACGACTTTCCGGTGGCGACGAACCCGGGCCGGTTGATCGTGCTCACCTCGGGCACCAGCGGCTCGCCCAAGGGCGCGCGCCGGCCGCACCCCAAGGGCTTCGGCACCATCGCCGCGCTGCTCTCGCGGATCCCCATGCGGGTGGAGGAGGTGGCGCTCATCCCGGCGCCGCTGTTCCACACCTGGGGGCTGGCCGGGCTGCAGCTGAGTACGGCGCTGCGGGCCACCGTGGTGCTCACCGACGGTTTCGACGCCCTCGACTGCCTGCGGGCGGTGGCCCAGCACCGCATCACCACCCTGTTCGTGGTCCCGACCATGGTGGAACGCCTGCTCGACGTGCCCGCCGAGCTGCGTGCGAACTTCGACCTGACCAGTTTGCGTCACGTCGTCAGCTGTGGCGCGCCGCTGGCCGGCGCCACCGTGCTGCGCTTCCTGGACACCTTCGGCGACGTGCTCTACAACGTCTACGGCTCCACCGAGGTCTCCTGGGCCAGTGTCGCCACCCCGGCCGATCTGCGGGTCTCGCCGACCACCGCGGGCCGCCCGCCGCTGGGCACCCGGGTGGCGGTGCTCGGCCCGGATCTGCGGCCGGTGCCGGTCGGCTCGACCGGGCACATCTTCGTCGCCAACCACATGCTCTTCGACGGTTACGTCAACTCCGCGCCGCCGGAGGAGGCCGACGGCATGCTCGACACCGGCGACCTGGGGTACCTCGACGCCGCGGGGAGGCTGTTCGTGGCGGGCCGGGACGACGAGATGATCATCTCCGGCGGTGAGAACGTCTTCCCCCGGCCGGTGGAAGAAGCGCTGGCGCATCTGCCGCAGATCACCGAGGTCGCCGTGGTCGGGGTGCCCGACCGCGAGTTCGGGCAGCGGCTGGCCGCGTTCGTGGTGAAAAAGGAAGGGGCGGGGCTGGATCCGGACATGGTGCGTACCTACATCCGCAACCGGCTGAGCCGGTTCTCGGTCCCGCGCGATGTCACGTTCCTGTCCGCGCTGCCGCGCGGGGAGACCGGCAAGATCCTCAAGCGCGTGCTGGTGCGACCGGAGTCAGCGCTGAGCGAGTAGCAGCCCCACGGCCCGCTCCAGCGCCGCCGAGGCCTGCTCTGCCGACAGGCCGCGGCGGTCCTGGAGATGATGCCGGGCCGGCCAGGCGAGGGCGGTGTCGACCAGGTCCAGCAGCTGCTCGTCACCGGCCAGTTCGGGCGCGAACAGGGCCCCGAGGGTCGCGCGGATGCGGGCGTCGGTGCGCCGCATGCGCTCGTCGATCGCCGCGATCGTCCGTGATTCCTGCAGGCCGGTCAGACGCGGCAGGCGCTGCAACTCGAAGATGGCCGCGCTCTGCCGCACCGCCTGGGTGATCCGTTCCGGCAGCGGCACCGTGGGATCCGCCGCTGGCAGCCGCGACTCCACCGTCTCGGACTGGCGCTCGACGGCGGCGACCAGCAGCGCCGCCCGATCGGGGAAGTGCACGAAGATACTGCGTTCGGACGTGCCCGCCCTGGTCGCGATCTCACGGGTGGTCGGCGCGAAATCGCCCTCGATGACCGCGGCCAGCAGCGCGTCGACGATGGCCGCGCGCGTCTTCGCCGGATCACGCCGCCGCCGCGTCTGCTGCCCTGAGCTCATCGGCCCATCACAGCACAGACCGGCCCCGGGTGGGTTACTCGGACGGCTGCGGAGCCGTCCGGTTCATCACCGAATGGGTGCGCGAATAGCCGAAGTACACGACCAGACCCACCAGCAGCCAGACCAGGAACCGCACCCAGGTCTCCCACGGCAGCGAGTAGATCAGGTACGCCGAGAAGCCGATGCCGATCAGCGGGATCACCGGCATGAACGGCAGCCGGAACGAGCGCGGCGCGTCGGGCCTGGTGCGCCGCAACACGATCACCGCCACACACACCACGATGAACGCCATCAGGATGCCGATATTGGTGAGCTCGGCGACGGTGTTGATCGGCAGCACACCGGCCAGGATCGCCGCGCCGATACCGACGATCCAGGTGACCCGGGTCGGCACCTTGCGGGTGGGATGGGTCTTGGCGAACCACGCGGGCAGCAGCCCGTCGCGGCTCATCGCGAACCACACCCGGGTGACGCCGAGCATGAAGGTGAGCACCACGGTGACGATGCCGACGATCGCGCCGACCGCGATGATGTTGGCCACGCCCGGCATCCCGACCGACTCGAACGCGGTGGAGAAACCACTGGTGGGGCTGATCTCGGTGTACTTCTGCATGCCGGTGAGGACCAGCGTGGCCAGCACGTAGAGCACCATGGCGATGGCCAGCGAGTAGATGATCGCCTTGGGCAGGTGCTTGCGTCCGTCCACCGATTCCTCGGCGGCGGTACTCATCGCGTCGTAGCCGAACACCGCGAAGAACACCGTCGCCGCGCCGGTCCACACCGCGCCCGCGCCGAACGGGAAGTACGGGTCGTAGTTGGCGCTGTCGATGTGGAACACCCCGAGTGCCACGATCAGCACGACCAGCGCCACCTTGATCCCCACGGCCACCGTCTCGAACCGGCCCACGCTGTCGATCCCGCGCGAGAGCACCCACGCGGTGCCCAGGCAGAACAGCACCGCGAACAGGTCCACGACCCGGCCGTCGCCGGTGTCGGGCGCGCCGAGCATCCACTCCGGCAGGGTCAGCCCGACCTGGTCGAGCAGGAACCCGAAATACCCCGACACCCCGATGGCCACCACCGCCGCCACCGCGATGTACTCGAGCAGCAGGTCCCAGCCGATGAACCAGCCGGCCAGCTCGCCCAGCGAGACGTAACCGTAGGTGTAGGCCGAACCGGCTTTGGGCACCATGCCGGCGAACTCGGCGTAGCACAGCGCCGCGGCGGCACTGGCGACACCGGCGATCAGGAACGAGATCAGCACCGCGGGCCCGGTGACCGAATGGGCGACCGACCCGGCCAGGGTGAAGATGCCCGCGCCGATGATGCCGCCGACACCGATGGCGGTCAGCTGCCACAGGCCCAGTGATTTGGCCAGCCGCTCGTCGCTGGGGATCTCGTCCTCGACCTCGACGAGGGGTTTGCGCCGCAACATCTGGGCGCGCAACTCGGCGAAAGACATTCGCGTTCCTTCCGTCGGCGCACACCGCCGCGTCGCGATGTGCGAGCCGACCTCCGCCAGGAGGCTCAGCTGAGTACACCGCCACGCCGCGGCCGCGGGCGCCGAGAGTGAATATTGTTCAGCGGTGGTGCCCGAAGCGATATGCGGTCGTCACCCGCGCCCGCCGACGAGCGCGCGCAGGAAGAACCCCAGATTGGCGGGCCGTTCGGCCAGCCTGCGCATGAAATAGCCGTACCACTGGTCACCGTAGGGGACGTACACGCGAACGTGGTTGCCCGCGTCGGCGAGTCGCTGCTGTTCGTCGGCGCGGATGCCGTAGAGCATCTGGTACTCGTACTCCTCGGTCTTGCGCTGCGCGGACTGCACCGCGACCCCGGCCGCGGCGAGCACCGCCGGGTCGTGCGAGGCGATCATCGGATAGCCCGAACCCGCGGTGAGGATGGCCAGGCAGCGCAGATACGACGCGTCGACCTCGGCGCGGTCCCGGAAGGCCACCGACGCGGGTTCGTCGTAGGCGCCCTTGCACAGCCGGATGCGGGAGCCGGGACCAGCCAGGGCGCGGCAGTCGTCCTCGGTGCGGCGCAGATACGCCTGCAGCACGGTCCCCAGCCAGGGGAAGTCGGCGCGCAGCTCGCGCACGATCGCCAGCGTCGAGTCGGTGGTGGTGTGGTCCTCGGCGTCGACGGTCACCCAGAGACCCGCGTCCTCGGCGGCGGCACAGATCTGGTGCGCGTGCTCGCGGGCGATCGCGTGCCCGTCGCGGGGCAGGGCCTGGCCGAGCGCCGACAGTTTCACCGAAACTTCCAGCGGGCGCACGGCGCCCGCCGCGACCTCGGTCTCGGGCAGCCTGCCGAGCGCCGCGATCAGGGTGCGGTACTGCGCGACCGTGGCCTGCGCGCTCGCCAGATCGGTGGTGTCCTCGCCGAGGTAGTCGATGCTGACGAAATGGCCCGAGCGCAGCAGGGTCTCGGCGGCGCGCACGGCGTCGCCGGTGCCGGTGCCCGCGACGAACCGGGCGACGACCGCGCGACTCACCGGCAACCGGGTGATCGTGCGTTCCAGCCGCGGCGACCGCGCCGCGGCGAGCAGGGGCGAGCGCAACAGGGCCGACATCAGCGGACCTCCTCCTCGGGCGCCTGATGGGGGTAGCCGTGCTCGGTGGGCGGGGTGAAGGTCTCCTTGATCGTGCGGGCCGAGGTCCAGCGCAGCAGGTTCTGCGCCGAGCCCGCCTTGTCGTTGGTGCCCGAGGCCCGGCCGCCGCCGAACGGCTGCTGACCCACGACCGCGCCGGAGGGCTTGTCGTTGATGTAGAAGTTGCCCGCGGCGAAGGTGAGCCGCTCGGTGGCCGCGGTGATCGCGGCCCGGTCCTCGGCGATGATCGACCCGGTCAGCCCGTAGGGGCTGCCGCCGTCGACCAGGGCCATGGCGTCGGCGAAGGCGGAGGGAGTGCTGTCGTCGTAGACGTGCACGGCCAGGATCGGGCCGAAGTACTCGGTGTGGAAGACCTCGTCGGTGGGGTCGTCGCCGACCACCACGGTGGGCTCGACGAACCAGCCGGTGCTGTCGTCGCTGTGGCCACCGGCCACCACCGTCAGCCCCGGGGTGGCCTTGGCACGTTCGAGGGCCGCGGTGTTGCGGTCGAAGGCGGCCCGATCGATCAGTGCCCCACCGAAATTGGCCAGATCCGTGACATCGCCGTAGCGCAGCGCGGAGGTCTTCTCGATCAGGTCGTCGGCCATCACCGCCCACACCGACCGCGGCACGAAGGCCCGCGAGGCGGCCGAGCATTTCTGCCCCTGGTAGTCGAAGGCGCCGCGCAGCAGCGCGGTGGTGAGCACGGCCGGATCGGCCGACGAATGGGCCAGTACGAAATCCTTGCCGCCGGTCTCACCGACCAGGCGGGGATAGGTCCGGTACCGGTCGATCCGCTGCGCCACCTCCCGCCACAGGTGCTGGAAGGTGGCGGTGGAGCCGGTGAAATGGACGCCGGCCAGTCGCGGGTCGGTCAGCACCGCTTCGGAGATCGCCGGGCCTGCCCCGTTGACCAGGTTGATCACCCCGGGCGGCAGGCCCGCGGCCTCGAGCAGCCGCATGGTCAGGTAGGCGGCGACCGCCTGGCTCCGCGCCGGCTTCCACACCACCGTATTGCCCATCAGCGCGGGCGAGGTCGGCAGATTGCCGGCGATGGCGGTGAAGTTGAAGGGGGTGACCGCGTAGACGAAACCCTCGAGCGAGCGGTACTGCATCCGGTTCCACACGCCGCGCGTGGAGATCGGCTGCTCGGCCAGGATCTGTCGGGCGAAGGAGACGTTGAACCGCCAGAAGTCGACCAGTTCGCACGGTGCGTCGATCTCGGCCTGGTACGCGGACTTGGACTGCCCGAGCATCGTCGCGGCGGCCACCCGTTCGCGCCACGGTCCGGCGAGCAGGTCGGCGGCGCGCAGGAAGATCGCGGCCCGGTCGTCGAAGGACGTGGCCCGCCAGCCGGGCGCCGCCGCCGTGGCGGCCTCGACCGCGGCGGCGGCTTCGGCGGTGGTCGCGTCGTGCAGGGTGCCGAGGACGGCGGCGTGCCGGTGCGGCTGCACCACGTCGAACCGCGCACCGTCGCCGCGACGATGCTGTCCGCCGATCACGTGACTGATCTCGGTCGGCGTCGCGGCCAGCTCGGCCAGCGCGCTGCGCAGACGGCGGCGTTCGGGAGTTCCGGGAGCGAAGGTCCCGACCGGTTCGTTGACCGGCGGCGGGGTGGTGGCGATGGCATCCATGGCTGCGGCTCCTGCGTCGTGGAGGGGCGG
It encodes the following:
- a CDS encoding N-acetylmuramoyl-L-alanine amidase translates to MRSTLLLSAFPAVVLMSAGCTSGASGPAPAPTGTTTAAIETATPVSSALPEPPPRTVVLDPGHNGGNAAHPAQITAPVPDGRGGTKACNTTGTAADSGYPEHAFTWDVSLRVRDALTAHGVRVILTRDDDTGVGPCVDRRAAVGNDAAADAVVSIHADGHPGADAHGFHIAYADPPLNPVQAGAGVALATALRDAMVRGGAIPSTYVGSAGLNPRADLAGLNLAQRPAALVECGNMRSAADAALIETPEGRARYAELVTAGILAFLG
- a CDS encoding carbohydrate-binding protein, with protein sequence MIFVALLFRSQFDLELFVSSLEMVSRTACRPLPSSVCVFQGVSIVRSRMLSIAGAVILAPLAGLLVPTATANAHGWVTGPASRQEQCARGLVSCGAVRYEPQSVEGPKGLDNCSANKYPELDDDSLGWVPQKVSGRTTFTWKNTANHRTLNWEYFIGGTRIAVIDGRNEQPPMEVTHTIDLSNYSGRQKLRAVWNIGDTAAAFYSCVDLEIGGGGGSTPTTTTPTPTTPPATTTKPPATTTHQHPTTTTAPAGAAWRQGATYAVGDTVTYQGVTYRCRQAHTVHDPNWTPPNTPALWSRI
- a CDS encoding ATP-dependent Clp protease ATP-binding subunit, whose translation is MTASWPGSGMNSFDDIFQRFFGPGMSAKPPVQRIDLGRLMTDNAKLLIGSAREAAQEWGNPEITPEHLLYAATESEPGRSIVAELSLDPDQVAEQMQEYLDTGSPSEDDLADITLSPGTKTALRSAQRQAAQAGSSYIGPEHILLGIASVSDSAAAQALMAGIAATQSGNTSGPATPSAPAGKRRAETDTPTLDEYGRDLTAEAREGLVDPVVGRAEEIEQTIEILSRRRKNNPVLIGDPGVGKTAIVEGLAQRIVNNDVPSTLADRRVIALDVGTLVAGSKYRGEFEERLTKILDEVRAHKDELIVFIDELHTIVGAGGGGEGSMDAGNLLKPALARGELHVVGATTIDEYRKYIEKDAALERRFQPVMVSEPSVADTVEILRGLADVYEEHHQVRYTDEALVAAAQLSDRYITDRFMPDKAIDLIDQAGARVRLRSGTPDPEVKARDEAIARLYREKDAAVDDEDYEKATAIKAEIAAKEEELEESGVRSGEPEVQVVDIAEVISRQTGIPVADLTAEEKQRLLELEDVLHKRVIGQDEAIVAVAEAVRRARAGLKDPNRPIGSFLFLGPTGVGKTELAKALAEAVFGDEDRLIRFDMSEFQEKHTVSRLVGAPPGYVGYDDAAQLTDKVRRQPYSVILFDEVEKAHPDVFNVLLQLLDDGRVTDSKGRTVDFKNTIVIMTSNIGSDLILKAPEGDLDSIVPDLEERLRQHFRPEFLNRIDEQIVFHRLDKTQLERIVNLILDKTRRMLAAQDISLDITDAAVDWLGDRGFQPEFGARPLRRTVQRELDNRISRLLLDGGLAPGATVAVDAVDDDLVVTAVAPSGGAETNGAAPEQQKKAAKKPAKGKKPAGSKK
- a CDS encoding AMP-binding protein, with the translated sequence MVTDVIDVTADFTIARQSLWDVLLDPQSYPRMFTGIGSCERVERPDGSVVWQVRVGSAEAGIETHEFVLEIGRWYESFELRSPALGSFAAVRLRGDEQRTRLDITLFAAARVHPLLGERGNATVTDWVKAGLRRTADVIAGTRSSIVINAERSVLRRNAGVARSIAATGLMRPEPVAMVKQLRSLAKWGFNLAGGYAAGAAHTPDRLAVIDARGTRTYAELDARSTALAGAMYALGLRSGDAIGLLSRNHAGMVETMVAAGKLGVDVALLNAGLSGRRIEEIVQRHRLSAVYVDGQLEKLIRYLHGDIPRFTTDDQPPDPDRSTVDGLIALAQNDFPVATNPGRLIVLTSGTSGSPKGARRPHPKGFGTIAALLSRIPMRVEEVALIPAPLFHTWGLAGLQLSTALRATVVLTDGFDALDCLRAVAQHRITTLFVVPTMVERLLDVPAELRANFDLTSLRHVVSCGAPLAGATVLRFLDTFGDVLYNVYGSTEVSWASVATPADLRVSPTTAGRPPLGTRVAVLGPDLRPVPVGSTGHIFVANHMLFDGYVNSAPPEEADGMLDTGDLGYLDAAGRLFVAGRDDEMIISGGENVFPRPVEEALAHLPQITEVAVVGVPDREFGQRLAAFVVKKEGAGLDPDMVRTYIRNRLSRFSVPRDVTFLSALPRGETGKILKRVLVRPESALSE
- a CDS encoding TetR/AcrR family transcriptional regulator, yielding MSSGQQTRRRRDPAKTRAAIVDALLAAVIEGDFAPTTREIATRAGTSERSIFVHFPDRAALLVAAVERQSETVESRLPAADPTVPLPERITQAVRQSAAIFELQRLPRLTGLQESRTIAAIDERMRRTDARIRATLGALFAPELAGDEQLLDLVDTALAWPARHHLQDRRGLSAEQASAALERAVGLLLAQR
- a CDS encoding amino acid permease, translating into MSFAELRAQMLRRKPLVEVEDEIPSDERLAKSLGLWQLTAIGVGGIIGAGIFTLAGSVAHSVTGPAVLISFLIAGVASAAAALCYAEFAGMVPKAGSAYTYGYVSLGELAGWFIGWDLLLEYIAVAAVVAIGVSGYFGFLLDQVGLTLPEWMLGAPDTGDGRVVDLFAVLFCLGTAWVLSRGIDSVGRFETVAVGIKVALVVLIVALGVFHIDSANYDPYFPFGAGAVWTGAATVFFAVFGYDAMSTAAEESVDGRKHLPKAIIYSLAIAMVLYVLATLVLTGMQKYTEISPTSGFSTAFESVGMPGVANIIAVGAIVGIVTVVLTFMLGVTRVWFAMSRDGLLPAWFAKTHPTRKVPTRVTWIVGIGAAILAGVLPINTVAELTNIGILMAFIVVCVAVIVLRRTRPDAPRSFRLPFMPVIPLIGIGFSAYLIYSLPWETWVRFLVWLLVGLVVYFGYSRTHSVMNRTAPQPSE
- a CDS encoding proline dehydrogenase family protein, which encodes MSALLRSPLLAAARSPRLERTITRLPVSRAVVARFVAGTGTGDAVRAAETLLRSGHFVSIDYLGEDTTDLASAQATVAQYRTLIAALGRLPETEVAAGAVRPLEVSVKLSALGQALPRDGHAIAREHAHQICAAAEDAGLWVTVDAEDHTTTDSTLAIVRELRADFPWLGTVLQAYLRRTEDDCRALAGPGSRIRLCKGAYDEPASVAFRDRAEVDASYLRCLAILTAGSGYPMIASHDPAVLAAAGVAVQSAQRKTEEYEYQMLYGIRADEQQRLADAGNHVRVYVPYGDQWYGYFMRRLAERPANLGFFLRALVGGRG